One window of the Klebsiella sp. WP3-W18-ESBL-02 genome contains the following:
- the coaBC gene encoding bifunctional phosphopantothenoylcysteine decarboxylase/phosphopantothenate--cysteine ligase CoaBC produces MSLAGKKIVLGVSGGIAAYKTPELVRRLRERGADVRVAMTDAAKAFITPLSLQAVSGYPVSDSLLDTAAEAAMGHIELGKWADLVILAPATADLIARVAAGMANDLVSTICLATPSPVAVVPAMNQQMYRAAATQHNLSVLASRNLLIWGPDSGSQACGDIGPGRMLDPMTIVDMTAAHFAPVKDLQHLHIMITAGPTREPLDPVRYITNHSSGKMGFAIAEAAAQRGANVTLVSGPVSLPTPAFVQRIDVTTAEEMNAAVQAGVTQQQIFIGCAAVADYRAAVIAEEKIKKQDTQGDEFTIKMVKNPDIVAGVAALKEHRPYVVGFAAETHNVEEYARQKRSRKNLDLICANDVSQSNQGFNSDNNALHLFWQDGEKRLPLASKSLLGQLLLDEIVTRYDEKNRR; encoded by the coding sequence ATGAGCCTGGCCGGTAAGAAAATTGTTCTTGGCGTCAGCGGCGGTATTGCTGCTTATAAAACGCCAGAGCTGGTGCGTCGCCTGCGCGAACGCGGCGCAGATGTGCGCGTTGCCATGACCGACGCGGCGAAAGCCTTCATCACCCCGCTGAGCCTGCAGGCGGTTTCCGGCTACCCGGTCTCCGACAGCCTGCTCGATACGGCCGCAGAAGCCGCAATGGGCCATATTGAGCTGGGCAAATGGGCGGACCTCGTCATCCTCGCCCCCGCCACGGCCGACCTGATTGCCCGCGTCGCCGCCGGGATGGCGAACGACCTGGTATCGACCATCTGCCTTGCCACGCCATCGCCGGTGGCGGTAGTGCCGGCAATGAACCAGCAGATGTACCGCGCCGCAGCGACGCAGCACAACCTTAGCGTACTCGCCTCGCGCAATTTGCTTATCTGGGGGCCGGACAGCGGCAGCCAGGCCTGTGGTGATATCGGCCCCGGCCGAATGCTCGACCCGATGACCATCGTCGACATGACCGCCGCCCATTTTGCCCCCGTCAAAGATCTGCAACATCTGCATATCATGATTACCGCCGGCCCGACTCGCGAGCCGCTGGACCCGGTGCGATACATCACCAACCACAGCTCCGGCAAGATGGGGTTTGCGATTGCCGAGGCCGCCGCCCAACGCGGGGCGAACGTTACGCTGGTCAGCGGGCCGGTGTCGCTGCCGACGCCAGCCTTCGTGCAACGTATTGATGTGACAACGGCTGAAGAGATGAACGCCGCCGTCCAGGCTGGCGTTACGCAGCAGCAGATTTTTATCGGCTGTGCCGCCGTTGCAGACTATCGTGCGGCGGTCATTGCAGAAGAAAAAATTAAGAAACAAGATACCCAGGGTGATGAATTCACAATAAAAATGGTGAAAAACCCGGATATCGTCGCCGGCGTTGCAGCGCTGAAAGAGCACCGTCCCTATGTCGTAGGGTTTGCCGCCGAAACGCATAATGTGGAAGAATATGCGCGGCAAAAGCGTAGCCGCAAAAACCTTGATCTGATTTGCGCCAATGATGTATCGCAGTCAAATCAAGGCTTTAATAGCGATAACAATGCATTGCACCTTTTCTGGCAGGACGGCGAGAAGCGTTTACCGCTCGCCAGTAAGTCACTCCTGGGCCAACTATTATTGGACGAGATCGTTACCCGTTATGATGAAAAAAATCGACGTTAA
- the radC gene encoding RadC family protein, with translation MMPREKMQRYGIETLTDVELLALFLRTGTREKSVMRYSHDLLRHFGSLYGLLSASEKEITHIDGMGIAKYAQLKGIAELARRYFSLRVLSEESLLSPEMTREFLQSQLADEEREIFVVIFLDNQHKVLKHCRLFSGTLSHVEVHPREIVREAIKVNAAAVILAHNHPSGNAEPSKSDRLITERVVKCCQFMDVRVLDHLVIGRGEYVSFAERGWI, from the coding sequence ATGATGCCGCGCGAGAAAATGCAGCGATACGGTATTGAGACGCTGACGGATGTTGAATTATTAGCGCTTTTTTTACGCACCGGCACGCGTGAAAAAAGCGTCATGCGCTACTCTCATGACCTGCTGCGCCATTTTGGATCGCTGTACGGCCTGCTTTCGGCGTCGGAAAAAGAGATAACGCATATCGATGGTATGGGGATTGCCAAGTATGCTCAGTTGAAGGGCATTGCCGAACTGGCGCGCCGCTACTTTAGCCTACGCGTGCTGTCAGAGGAGTCGCTGTTGAGCCCGGAGATGACCCGCGAGTTTCTGCAAAGCCAGCTTGCCGACGAAGAACGAGAAATTTTTGTGGTTATCTTCCTCGATAACCAGCATAAGGTGCTCAAGCACTGCCGACTTTTTTCTGGCACCTTGAGCCATGTTGAGGTGCATCCGCGCGAAATTGTACGAGAAGCCATCAAAGTGAACGCGGCGGCGGTGATCCTTGCACATAATCATCCATCGGGTAATGCAGAACCCAGTAAATCAGACAGACTTATTACCGAAAGGGTGGTAAAATGTTGCCAATTCATGGATGTACGTGTGCTGGACCATCTGGTTATTGGCCGCGGTGAATACGTTTCTTTTGCCGAACGCGGCTGGATTTAG
- the rpmB gene encoding 50S ribosomal protein L28 codes for MSRVCQVTGKRPVTGNNRSHALNATKRRFLPNLHSHRFWVESEKRFVTLRVSAKGMRVIDKKGIDSVLAELRARGEKY; via the coding sequence ATGTCCCGAGTCTGCCAAGTTACTGGCAAGCGTCCGGTGACCGGTAACAACCGTTCCCACGCACTGAACGCGACTAAACGCCGTTTCCTGCCGAACCTGCACTCTCACCGTTTCTGGGTTGAGAGCGAGAAGCGTTTTGTCACCCTGCGCGTATCTGCTAAAGGTATGCGTGTAATCGATAAAAAAGGCATCGATTCAGTCCTGGCTGAACTGCGTGCCCGTGGCGAAAAGTACTAA
- the rpmG gene encoding 50S ribosomal protein L33: MAKGIREKIKLVSSAGTGHFYTTTKNKRTKPEKLELKKFDPVVRQHVLYKEAKIK, translated from the coding sequence ATGGCTAAAGGTATTCGTGAGAAAATCAAGCTGGTTTCTTCTGCTGGTACTGGTCACTTCTATACCACCACGAAGAACAAACGTACTAAACCGGAAAAACTGGAACTGAAAAAGTTCGATCCAGTTGTCCGTCAGCACGTTCTGTACAAAGAAGCTAAAATCAAATAA
- the mutM gene encoding bifunctional DNA-formamidopyrimidine glycosylase/DNA-(apurinic or apyrimidinic site) lyase, which produces MPELPEVETSRRGIEPHLVGATIQYAVIRNGRLRWPVSDEIYRLSDKPVLSVQRRAKYLLLELPDGWIIIHLGMSGSLRILTHELPAEKHDHVDLVLSNGKVLRYTDPRRFGAWLWTPVLEGHSALAHLGPEPLSDEFNAGYLLAKCAKKKTAIKPWLMDNKLVVGVGNIYASESLFAARIHPDRLACSLSAEECERLVAAIKAVLQRSIEQGGTTLKDFLQSDGKPGYFAQELQVYGRKGEPCRVCGTPIIASKHAQRATFYCRQCQK; this is translated from the coding sequence ATGCCTGAATTACCCGAAGTAGAAACCAGCCGCCGGGGTATTGAGCCTCACCTGGTCGGTGCGACCATCCAGTATGCTGTCATTCGCAACGGTCGCCTGCGCTGGCCCGTCTCCGATGAAATCTACCGCCTGAGCGATAAACCCGTACTCAGCGTCCAGCGACGCGCCAAGTACCTGCTGCTGGAGTTGCCTGACGGCTGGATTATTATCCATCTGGGGATGTCGGGGAGCCTGCGAATTTTGACGCACGAGCTACCGGCAGAAAAACACGATCATGTAGACCTGGTGTTGAGTAACGGCAAAGTGCTGCGTTACACCGACCCGCGCCGTTTTGGCGCCTGGCTATGGACGCCGGTGCTGGAAGGCCACAGCGCGCTCGCTCATCTGGGCCCTGAGCCGCTCAGCGACGAATTTAACGCGGGCTACCTGCTGGCGAAGTGCGCGAAGAAGAAAACGGCGATTAAGCCCTGGCTGATGGATAACAAGCTGGTGGTGGGCGTGGGTAATATTTACGCCAGCGAATCGCTGTTTGCCGCACGGATCCATCCTGATCGGCTGGCCTGTTCGTTATCGGCGGAAGAGTGCGAGCGGCTGGTCGCGGCGATCAAAGCCGTGCTGCAACGATCGATTGAGCAGGGCGGAACCACGCTGAAGGATTTCCTGCAAAGCGACGGTAAGCCGGGCTATTTTGCACAGGAGCTACAGGTGTACGGACGGAAAGGCGAGCCGTGTCGGGTGTGCGGTACGCCAATTATTGCCAGTAAACATGCGCAGCGGGCGACGTTTTATTGTCGACAGTGTCAGAAGTAG
- the coaD gene encoding pantetheine-phosphate adenylyltransferase yields the protein MQKRAIYPGTFDPFTNGHLDIVTRAACMFDRVILAIAASPSKKPMFDLNERVALAQQATAHLGNVEVLGFSDLMANFARSQQANILIRGLRAVADFEYEMQLAHMNRHLMPELESVFLMPSKEWSFISSSLVKEVARHAGDVTHFLPQHVHQALMEKLK from the coding sequence ATGCAAAAACGGGCAATTTATCCGGGCACTTTCGATCCCTTCACTAACGGTCACCTTGATATCGTGACCCGCGCAGCCTGCATGTTCGATCGGGTGATCCTCGCCATTGCGGCCAGCCCCAGCAAAAAACCGATGTTCGACTTAAACGAACGCGTTGCCCTGGCCCAGCAGGCTACCGCGCACCTGGGCAACGTCGAGGTACTCGGGTTCAGCGATTTGATGGCCAATTTTGCCCGCAGCCAGCAGGCCAATATTCTGATTCGCGGCCTGCGCGCCGTGGCCGACTTTGAATACGAAATGCAGCTAGCGCACATGAACCGCCACCTGATGCCTGAACTGGAAAGCGTCTTCCTGATGCCGTCAAAAGAGTGGTCGTTTATTTCATCGTCGCTGGTGAAAGAGGTCGCGCGCCACGCCGGTGACGTGACGCACTTCCTGCCACAGCACGTGCATCAGGCGCTGATGGAAAAGCTTAAGTAA
- the waaA gene encoding lipid IV(A) 3-deoxy-D-manno-octulosonic acid transferase — protein sequence MLELLYTALLYLIQPLIWIRLWVRGRKAPAYRKRWGERYGFYRQPLKPGGIMLHSVSVGETLAAIPLVRALRHRYPDLPITVTTMTPTGSERVQSAFGKDVQHVYLPYDLPDALNRFLDKIDPKLVLIMETELWPNLIAALHRRHIPLVIANARLSERSAAGYAKLGSFVRTLLQRITLIAAQNEEDGQRFVALGAKNNQVTITGSLKFDISVTPQLAAKAVTLRRQWAPRRPVWIATSTHEGEESIVIAAHKALLKHYPDLLLILVPRHPERFPDAINLTRQAGLSYTTRSSGEVPSAATQVVIGDTMGELMLLYGIADLAFVGGSLVERGGHNPLEAAAHAIPVLMGPHTFNFKDICARLEQASGLITVTDAESLEKEVSSLLGDADYRSFYGRHAVEVLYQNQGALQRLLQLLEPYLPPKTH from the coding sequence ATGCTTGAACTGCTTTACACCGCCCTTCTCTACCTTATTCAGCCCCTTATCTGGATACGGCTTTGGGTGCGCGGACGTAAGGCTCCGGCCTACCGAAAACGCTGGGGTGAACGTTACGGTTTTTATCGCCAGCCGCTTAAGCCCGGCGGGATTATGCTGCACTCCGTTTCCGTAGGTGAAACGCTGGCGGCCATTCCGCTCGTGCGCGCGCTGCGCCACCGTTACCCCGATTTGCCGATTACTGTGACCACGATGACCCCCACCGGTTCCGAGCGCGTCCAGTCAGCATTTGGCAAAGACGTGCAGCACGTTTATCTGCCGTACGATTTACCCGATGCCCTTAACCGTTTCCTCGATAAAATCGACCCTAAGCTGGTGCTGATTATGGAAACGGAGCTGTGGCCAAACCTGATTGCCGCACTGCATCGCCGCCATATTCCGCTGGTGATCGCCAACGCGCGCCTTTCCGAGCGCTCGGCTGCCGGGTACGCCAAATTAGGGTCATTCGTGCGGACGCTGCTGCAGCGTATTACGCTGATTGCGGCGCAGAATGAAGAAGACGGCCAGCGTTTTGTGGCGCTGGGCGCGAAAAATAATCAGGTCACCATCACTGGCAGCCTGAAGTTTGATATTTCCGTCACGCCGCAGCTGGCTGCCAAAGCGGTAACGCTGCGCCGCCAGTGGGCACCGCGCCGGCCGGTGTGGATTGCCACCAGCACGCATGAAGGCGAAGAGAGTATCGTCATTGCCGCCCACAAAGCGCTGCTGAAGCACTACCCGGATCTGCTGCTGATTCTGGTGCCGCGCCATCCGGAACGTTTTCCGGACGCCATCAATCTCACCCGTCAGGCTGGCCTGAGCTACACAACCCGTTCCTCCGGCGAAGTCCCTTCCGCCGCGACGCAGGTGGTAATTGGCGATACTATGGGCGAGCTGATGCTGCTGTACGGAATTGCCGACCTGGCGTTCGTTGGCGGCTCGCTGGTCGAACGCGGCGGCCATAACCCGCTGGAAGCCGCAGCGCACGCCATTCCCGTGCTGATGGGGCCGCATACGTTTAACTTCAAAGACATTTGCGCGCGTCTGGAACAGGCGAGCGGTCTTATCACCGTTACCGATGCCGAAAGCCTTGAAAAAGAGGTTTCCTCTTTGCTGGGCGACGCGGATTACCGCAGTTTCTATGGCCGTCATGCCGTTGAGGTCCTGTATCAGAACCAGGGCGCGCTGCAGCGCTTGCTACAACTCCTGGAGCCGTACCTGCCACCGAAAACGCATTGA
- the rfaQ gene encoding lipopolysaccharide core heptosyltransferase RfaQ: MDKPFRKILVIKMRFHGDMLLTTPVISTLKRHYPEAKIDVLLYQDTIPILSENPEINALYGIKNKKAKTTEKITNFVSLIRVLRSNKYDLVVNMADQWMVAVLVRLLNVPMSISQNYQHRQSAFWRNSFTHLAPQKGENVVEANLSVLAPLGLDSSVAETTMSYNPACWTRVRGELDKAGVGERYVVIQPTARQIFKCWENEKFAKVVDALHQRGVEVVLTSGPSAEDLACIKAIAQGCERPPVTALAGKMTFPELGALIDHAALFIGVDSAPGHIAAAVKTPLIALFGATNHIFWRPWSDNMIQFWAGDYRPMPPREQRDRNEMYLSVIPAEDVIAAIDKILLAGHGEPVTGEEL, encoded by the coding sequence GTGGATAAGCCATTTCGAAAAATACTGGTCATTAAAATGCGTTTTCACGGGGATATGTTATTAACGACCCCCGTTATTAGCACGCTGAAGCGCCATTATCCTGAGGCGAAAATCGACGTCCTGTTGTATCAGGATACGATCCCTATTTTGTCTGAAAACCCTGAAATTAACGCGCTGTATGGTATTAAAAACAAGAAAGCAAAAACGACAGAGAAAATTACCAACTTCGTCAGTTTAATCAGAGTACTGCGGTCGAATAAATACGATCTGGTCGTCAATATGGCCGACCAATGGATGGTGGCCGTGCTGGTGCGCTTGCTGAATGTCCCGATGAGCATTTCGCAGAATTATCAGCATCGGCAGTCGGCGTTCTGGCGCAACAGTTTTACTCACCTGGCCCCGCAGAAGGGCGAGAATGTCGTGGAAGCGAATCTGTCAGTGCTGGCACCGCTGGGGCTTGATTCGTCTGTTGCCGAAACGACCATGAGCTACAACCCGGCGTGCTGGACGCGCGTGCGCGGCGAGCTGGATAAGGCCGGCGTTGGCGAGCGCTACGTGGTGATCCAACCGACGGCACGGCAGATTTTTAAATGCTGGGAAAATGAGAAGTTCGCAAAGGTGGTGGATGCACTTCATCAGCGCGGCGTTGAGGTAGTGCTGACGTCGGGCCCGAGCGCCGAGGATTTAGCCTGTATCAAGGCGATCGCACAGGGCTGCGAGCGGCCGCCGGTCACCGCTTTAGCCGGAAAAATGACGTTTCCCGAACTGGGGGCGCTTATCGACCATGCGGCGCTGTTTATCGGCGTTGACTCCGCGCCGGGCCATATTGCGGCGGCGGTAAAAACGCCGTTGATTGCGCTATTTGGTGCCACTAATCATATCTTCTGGCGCCCGTGGTCGGACAATATGATCCAGTTCTGGGCCGGCGACTATCGCCCTATGCCGCCGCGTGAGCAGCGTGACCGTAATGAAATGTACCTTTCGGTTATCCCGGCAGAAGATGTGATTGCCGCGATTGATAAAATACTGCTCGCGGGTCACGGCGAGCCTGTAACCGGCGAGGAATTATGA
- a CDS encoding glycosyltransferase family 4 protein, with the protein MIVAFCLYKYFPFGGLQRDFMRIAQTVAARGHQVRVYTQSWEGECPQAFELIKVPVKSHTNHGRNAQYYTWVQNHLREHPVSRVVGFNKMPGLDVYYAADVCYAEKVAQEKGFFYRLTSRYRHYAAFERATFEHGKNTQLLMLTDKQIADFQKHYQTESARFHILPPGIYPDRKYSQQIPDARQVYRQKNGLTESQNVLLQVGSDFTRKGVDRTLAAMASLPESVRHNTQLFIVGQDKPGKFAAQAEKYGIQRNVHFFSGRNDVAELMAAADLLLHPAYQEAAGIVLLEAVTAGLPVLTTRVCGYAHYIADANCGAVMDEPFRQEALNEVLLKALTQPALRAAWAENARNYADTQDLYSLADKAADIIIGDLDG; encoded by the coding sequence ATGATCGTTGCTTTCTGTTTGTATAAGTATTTCCCCTTCGGCGGCCTGCAGCGCGATTTTATGCGCATTGCGCAGACCGTGGCGGCCCGCGGTCATCAGGTGCGCGTATATACGCAATCCTGGGAGGGAGAGTGCCCGCAGGCGTTTGAGCTCATCAAGGTTCCGGTCAAATCCCATACTAACCACGGCCGTAACGCGCAATATTATACGTGGGTGCAAAACCATCTGCGTGAACATCCGGTGAGTAGAGTCGTGGGCTTCAATAAAATGCCCGGTCTGGACGTCTATTACGCCGCCGACGTGTGCTATGCCGAAAAAGTCGCGCAGGAAAAAGGGTTCTTTTATCGCCTGACTTCGCGCTATCGTCACTATGCGGCCTTTGAGCGGGCAACGTTCGAGCACGGCAAAAACACGCAGCTGTTGATGCTGACGGACAAGCAAATTGCCGATTTCCAGAAACACTATCAGACCGAGTCAGCACGCTTTCATATTCTGCCGCCGGGCATCTATCCAGACAGAAAATACAGCCAGCAGATCCCGGACGCCCGTCAGGTGTACCGGCAGAAGAATGGTCTGACCGAGTCGCAAAACGTGCTGTTACAGGTGGGTTCGGACTTCACGCGTAAAGGCGTTGATCGTACGCTGGCCGCGATGGCCTCGCTGCCGGAAAGCGTGCGCCATAACACGCAGCTGTTTATTGTCGGGCAGGACAAACCGGGGAAATTTGCCGCGCAGGCCGAAAAATACGGTATTCAGCGCAATGTGCATTTCTTTTCCGGCCGCAACGACGTGGCGGAGCTGATGGCGGCAGCTGATTTGCTGTTGCATCCGGCCTATCAGGAAGCCGCGGGAATTGTGCTGCTGGAGGCCGTGACGGCCGGCCTGCCGGTATTAACAACCCGCGTATGCGGCTATGCCCACTACATTGCGGACGCCAACTGCGGCGCGGTAATGGATGAGCCTTTCCGCCAGGAAGCCTTAAATGAGGTTCTCCTCAAGGCGTTAACCCAGCCGGCGCTGCGCGCAGCATGGGCGGAAAATGCGCGCAATTATGCCGATACACAAGATTTGTACAGTCTGGCGGACAAAGCGGCAGATATCATAATAGGTGATTTGGATGGTTGA
- the rfaP gene encoding lipopolysaccharide core heptose(I) kinase RfaP, translating to MVELNEPLATLWRGKDAFEEVKHLQGEVFRELETRRTLRFELAGGSYFLKWHRGTSLKEIVKNLISLRMPVLGADREWNAIHRLHDVGVDTMHGVGFGEKGLNPLTRTSFIITEDLTPTISLEDYCADWLANPPAPALKRMLIKRVATMVRKMHLSGINHRDCYICHFLLHLPFSGAEETLKISVIDLHRAQIRDRVPRRWRDKDLIGLYFSSMNIGLTQRDVLRFMRVYFAKPLREALREEQALLAKTEENANKIKERTIRKSL from the coding sequence ATGGTTGAGCTGAATGAACCGCTGGCCACGCTGTGGCGCGGAAAAGATGCCTTTGAGGAAGTGAAACACCTGCAGGGTGAAGTCTTCCGCGAGCTGGAAACGCGCCGTACGCTGCGCTTCGAGCTGGCGGGCGGCAGCTATTTTCTGAAATGGCACCGCGGCACCTCCCTTAAAGAGATCGTGAAGAACCTGATTTCGCTGCGTATGCCGGTGCTGGGCGCCGATCGCGAGTGGAACGCGATTCATCGCCTGCACGACGTGGGGGTTGATACTATGCACGGCGTTGGTTTTGGGGAGAAAGGGTTGAATCCTCTGACCCGCACCTCATTTATCATTACCGAAGACCTGACGCCCACCATCAGCCTTGAGGATTACTGCGCCGACTGGTTAGCGAATCCGCCTGCGCCCGCGCTGAAACGCATGCTGATTAAGCGTGTGGCGACGATGGTGCGAAAAATGCATCTGAGCGGCATTAACCATCGCGACTGCTATATCTGCCATTTTCTGCTGCACCTGCCGTTTAGCGGCGCCGAAGAAACGTTAAAGATTTCGGTGATTGACCTGCACCGTGCGCAAATTCGCGATCGTGTGCCGCGCCGCTGGCGCGATAAAGATCTTATCGGGCTCTATTTTTCGTCAATGAATATCGGGCTGACCCAGCGCGATGTTCTGCGCTTTATGCGGGTGTATTTTGCTAAGCCGCTGAGAGAGGCGCTGCGAGAAGAGCAGGCGCTTCTGGCTAAAACCGAAGAAAACGCGAATAAAATCAAAGAAAGAACGATAAGAAAGTCGTTGTAA
- the waaO gene encoding lipopolysaccharide 3-alpha-galactosyltransferase, whose amino-acid sequence MANTYLNAQEMIKESIIFDERETAEGTSPLPVAYGIDKNFLFGCGVSIASVLLHNRDSDFIFHVFIDTVPEAEKQHFAQLAKDYKTCIQIHIVNCDRLKAFPTTKNWSVAMYFRFIIGDYFIGQQPRVLYLDADIVCQGSIKPLATLLLGDSVAGVVPERDKKWWRSRSQSLECPAIENGYFNSGVLLLNIPAWASESVSSKAMSLLSDKNVTRKLSFMDQDILNIILAGKVTFIEGKYNTQFSLNYELKTAFVNPINDGTVLIHYVGPTKPWHNWANYPSATPFLKAKAASPWQSTPLLKPNNANYARYCAKHNFKNNQPVAGVMNYIYYFYLRLVKSR is encoded by the coding sequence ATGGCAAATACGTATTTAAATGCGCAGGAGATGATCAAAGAAAGCATCATCTTTGATGAGCGCGAAACGGCAGAGGGCACGTCACCGCTGCCGGTTGCTTACGGGATTGATAAGAACTTTCTTTTTGGCTGCGGCGTCTCGATTGCTTCCGTTCTGCTGCATAACCGCGACAGCGATTTTATTTTCCATGTCTTTATCGACACCGTTCCGGAAGCCGAAAAGCAGCATTTTGCCCAGTTGGCGAAGGACTATAAAACCTGCATTCAGATTCATATTGTCAACTGCGATCGTCTGAAGGCTTTTCCGACCACCAAGAACTGGTCCGTGGCGATGTATTTCCGCTTTATCATCGGCGACTATTTCATCGGTCAGCAGCCGCGCGTGCTGTATCTGGATGCCGATATTGTGTGCCAGGGAAGCATTAAGCCGCTGGCTACGCTGTTATTAGGCGATAGCGTAGCGGGCGTGGTACCGGAACGTGATAAAAAGTGGTGGCGGTCACGCAGCCAGAGTCTGGAATGCCCGGCGATTGAGAACGGTTATTTTAACTCGGGCGTGTTGCTGCTGAATATTCCGGCATGGGCCAGCGAGTCAGTATCCAGCAAGGCTATGTCGCTGCTGTCCGATAAAAACGTGACGCGCAAGCTGAGCTTTATGGATCAGGATATTCTGAACATCATTCTGGCCGGGAAAGTGACTTTTATCGAGGGGAAATACAACACGCAGTTCAGCCTTAACTATGAGCTGAAGACGGCCTTTGTTAACCCCATTAACGATGGCACCGTGTTGATCCACTACGTTGGGCCCACCAAGCCGTGGCATAACTGGGCTAACTACCCCAGCGCAACGCCGTTCCTCAAGGCAAAGGCGGCTTCGCCGTGGCAATCTACGCCGTTGCTCAAGCCGAATAACGCAAACTACGCGCGCTATTGTGCTAAGCATAATTTCAAGAATAATCAGCCTGTTGCTGGCGTTATGAACTACATTTACTATTTTTATCTGCGGCTGGTGAAGTCGCGTTAG
- the waaZ gene encoding 3-deoxy-D-manno-oct-2-ulosonate III transferase WaaZ, whose amino-acid sequence MSGKLHGITTEDINEIKRHRTAESSIIFLSGPSSLKTPLSLLAASDVISVNGSARYLLDNNIQPFIYVLTDSRFSLQRNDDFREFVQKSKYTIVNGEVYDNASAEDKRFIDDRGFVIRSLYQREKGGFFKKLKFTLMAKLDENILISVPMSKKKRLVGFSRDISHGYCSCHTVAFAALQVAYSLGYKKIVHSGLDLVDTCTRFYDEEHNPQPSELSRDLGKILPFYAFMREKVPDINVYNLSDNTAVSYDLVPFITPEEV is encoded by the coding sequence ATGAGCGGCAAATTGCACGGCATCACAACCGAAGACATTAACGAAATCAAACGTCACAGGACCGCTGAAAGCAGCATTATTTTCCTTTCTGGTCCCTCCTCACTGAAAACGCCATTGAGCCTACTGGCGGCATCAGACGTTATTTCGGTCAACGGTTCGGCCCGCTACCTGCTGGATAACAATATTCAGCCGTTTATTTATGTGCTGACGGATTCGCGTTTTTCTCTGCAGCGTAACGATGATTTCCGCGAGTTTGTGCAAAAGAGTAAATACACCATTGTCAATGGCGAGGTTTACGATAACGCCTCCGCGGAGGATAAGCGCTTCATTGACGATCGCGGTTTCGTGATTCGCTCTTTATATCAGCGGGAGAAAGGCGGCTTCTTTAAGAAACTGAAATTTACGCTGATGGCGAAGCTGGATGAAAACATCCTGATTTCGGTCCCCATGTCGAAAAAGAAACGTCTGGTGGGCTTTAGCCGCGATATCTCTCACGGCTATTGCTCGTGCCATACGGTGGCGTTTGCTGCGCTGCAGGTTGCCTACAGCCTGGGCTATAAGAAAATCGTTCACTCCGGGCTGGATTTAGTGGATACCTGCACGCGTTTTTATGACGAAGAACATAACCCGCAGCCGTCGGAGTTGAGCCGTGATTTAGGTAAAATCCTGCCATTTTATGCCTTTATGCGGGAGAAGGTGCCGGATATTAACGTCTACAACCTCTCTGACAACACCGCCGTCAGCTATGATCTGGTGCCTTTTATTACGCCGGAAGAGGTGTAG